In Apostichopus japonicus isolate 1M-3 chromosome 3, ASM3797524v1, whole genome shotgun sequence, a single genomic region encodes these proteins:
- the LOC139962660 gene encoding cysteine-rich venom protein latisemin-like, with product MASKVLVLLAAAVALNTRGTSAAYSSEEAEQIVIAHNRGRSAVSPTAANMLELVWDADLALSAQQWADRCQNEHPVARNRDYTNIGQNLFIKADSSAVDPPSPVMTPVRSWNSQAKDYTYINNSCAENCAEYKQVIWAETEKVGCGVKYCEVASTRSGTAYQNAWIVVCNYSPRADVIGAKPYIAGVPCSNCPSGMLCRNNVCYNSPQEEADSDSCQIECHNCGTKTSQCTCNCQNGYFGTFCENYCEDTDAKCGDDNGWPESQCGLDPNVKDKCPTMCGVCEPAPRIADC from the exons ATGGCGAGTAAAGTTCTAGTTCTACTTGCAGCAGCCGTAGCTTTGAACACAAGGGGTACAAGTGCAGCATACTCCTCTGAAGAGGCGGAACAGATCGTTATAGCGCATAATAGAGGCCGATCCGCTGTATCACCGACAGCAGCTAACATGCTTGAATTG GTGTGGGATGCGGATTTAGCTTTGTCGGCGCAACAATGGGCCGATAGATGCCAAAATGAACATCCGGTAGCTAGAAACAGAGATTACACAAACATCGGTCAGAATCTGTTTATTAAGGCAGATTCCTCCGCAGTCGATCCGCCGTCTCCCGTTATGACACCGGTGAGGTCATGGAATAGTCAAGCGAAAGactacacatacatcaataaCTCGTGTGCTGAAAACTGTGCAGAGTACAAGCAg GTCATATGGGCAGAAACAGAGAAAGTCGGATGTGGTGTCAAGTATTGCGAAGTAGCTTCAACTAGAAGCGGAACAGCCTACCAAAATGCCTGGATTGTAGTGTGCAATTACTCTCCAAG AGCTGACGTCATTGGTGCGAAGCCGTACATCGCCGGAGTTCCGTGTTCAAACTGCCCTTCTGGAATGTTGTGCAGGAACAACGTTTGCT ATAACAGTCCCCAAGAAGAGGCTGACAGTG ACTCCTGTCAAATTGAATGCCACAATTGTGGAACTAAAACTTCCCAGTGCACTTGTAATTGCCAAAATGGATATTTTGGTACATTCTGCGAGA ATTACTGCGAGGATACAGACGCTAAATGCGGCGATGACAATGGATGGCCTGAGAGCCAGTGCGGACTCGACCCTAATGTTAAAGATAAATGTCCCACGATGTGTGGTGTTTGCG AGCCAGCACCGCGTATTGCCGACTGTTAG